Proteins from a single region of Thunnus albacares chromosome 16, fThuAlb1.1, whole genome shotgun sequence:
- the fndc4a gene encoding fibronectin type III domain-containing protein 4, with product MAHLLVLVNSVVLLLFGSDMFLVGANRPPAPVNVSVMNLRADSATVSWEVPEGDIIIGFSISQQRQDGHMQRFIREVNTTSRSCVLWDLEEETDYIIQVQSIGLYGESQASKKVHFRTLKKTDRFPSNSSNQDDPTVQGLDKSRHLQTGEMIIIVVVLVMWAAVIALFCRQYDIIKDNDSSNNKEKAKPSSERSTPEHHSGGLLRSKFHPSVPSINIIEV from the exons ATGGCTCATCTGCTTGTTTTGGTCAACTCCGTGGTCCTGTTGCTTTTTGGCAGCGACATGTTCTTGGTAGGAGCAA aCCGGCCGCCAGCTCCTGTCAATGTGTCTGTCATGAACCTGCGGGCTGACTCGGCAACTGTATCCTGGGAGGTTCCAGAGGGAGATATAATAATTGGCTTCTCCATCTCACAACAA AGGCAGGATGGACACATGCAGCGATTCATCCGGGAGGTCAACACCACCAGTCGATCCTGTGTTCTTTGGGATCTGGAGGAGGAGACGGACTACATCATCCAGGTCCAGTCGATTGGCCTCTATGGAGAGAGCCAAGCCAGCAAGAAGGTCCATTTTCGCACGCTCAAGAAGACAGACCGCTTCCCTTCCAACAGTTCTAATCAAG ATGACCCCACTGTGCAGGGCCTGGACAAGTCGCGGCATCTACAAACAGGAGAGATGATCATAATTGTGGTGGTCTTGGTCATGTGGGCAG CTGTTATTGCCCTGTTCTGCCGGCAGTATGACATCATCAAGGACAACGACTCCAGCAACAACAAGGAGAAGGCCAAGCCGTCGTCGGAGAGGAGCACACCGGAGCATCACAGTGGAGGACTGCTAAGGAGCAAG TTTCATCCTTCTGTGCCATCAATCAACATCATTGAAGTCTGA
- the blk gene encoding tyrosine-protein kinase Blk, producing MGCTCSGQKQDDSFHKGKQNSHAYQSPNHIARSGNTSSDNDDIVFIAQHDFKATNDSDLPFRKGDKLKVLQENGEWWLAQLLSTGQEGFIPCNYVARADTLEVEKWFFKNIGRKETERMLLAPGNKPGAFLVRESETSAGSFSLSVRDSVEDQGDVVKHYKIRTMDKGGYYISPSKTFPSLQELVKYYTRTADGLCQRLYAPCKAKEPQQPWAHDEWEIPRETLKMVKKLGAGQFGEVWMGYYKSTQKVAIKTLKEGTMEPAAFLQEANLMKQLQHDRLVRLHAVVTKEPILIVTEFMVNGCLLDFLKTDEGKKLKLNKLIDMSAQIAEGMAYIEKKNYIHRDVRAANILVNETLHCKIADFGLARIIESEYTAHEGAKFPIKWTAPEAINFGTFSIKSDVWSFGILLTEIVTYGRIPYPGMTNPEVIRCLDRSYRMPCPDGCPKELYEIMMLCWKEKPEERPTFEFLQNILNDFFIATEGQYEMQP from the exons ATGGGCTGCACTTGCAGTGGCCAGAAACAAGATGACAGTTTCcacaaaggaaaacaaaactcTCATGCCTACCAATCACCAAATCACATC GCACGAAGTGGAAACACCTCCTCTGATAATG ATGACATCGTGTTTATCGCACAACATGACTTCAAAGCAACCAACGACAGTGATCTACCTTTCAGAAAGGGAGACAAACTTAAGGTTTTGCAAGA aaATGGAGAATGGTGGCTGGCTCAGTTGTTGTCAACCGGACAGGAGGGCTTCATACCATGTAATTATGTAGCCAGAGCAGATACGCTGGAGGTGGAAAA ATGGTTCTTCAAGAACATAGGTAGGAAAGAGACTGAACGAATGCTTTTAGCACCTGGAAATAAACCAGGTGCCTTCCTGGTCCGAGAAAGTGAGACTTCTGCAG GGTCCTTCTCGCTGTCAGTCAGAGATTCGGTAGAAGACCAAGGAGATGTGGTAAAACACTACAAGATCCGCACTATGGACAAAGGTGGTTACTACATCTCCCCCTCCAAAACGTTCCCATCTCTACAGGAGCTGGTTAAATACTACACCC GTACAGCAGACGGCTTGTGTCAGCGGCTGTATGCTCCTTGTAAGGCTAAAGAACCCCAGCAGCCATGGGCACATGATGAATGGGAGATTCCTCGAGAGACACTGAAAATGGTGAAGAAGCTGGGGGCCGGGCAGTTTGGAGAAGTGTGGATGG GTTACTATAAGAGCACCCAGAAGGTTGCTATTAAGACCTTAAAGGAAGGCACCATGGAGCCTGCGGCCTTCCTTCAGGAGGCCAACCtgatgaagcagctgcagcatgaccgacTGGTGCGACTCCATGCTGTGGTCACTAAGGAGCCCATTCTTATTGTCACAGAGTTTATGGTCAATG GATGTCTTCTTGACTTTCTAAAAACAGACGAAGGGaaaaagctaaagctaaacAAGCTGATAGATATGTCAGCACAG ATTGCTGAAGGCATGGCATACATCGAGAAGAAGAACTACATCCACCGAGACGTGCGTGCAGCAAACATACTGGTCAATGAGACCTTGCACTGCAAGATAGCAGACTTTGGCTTGGCAAGGATCATTGAATCAGAATACACGGCTCATGAAG GTGCTAAATTTCCCATCAAATGGACGGCTCCCGAGGCCATCAATTTTGGCACGTTTAGCATCAAGTCAGACGTCTGGTCCTTTGGGATCCTCCTGACAGAAATAGTCACCTATGGAAGAATACCATACCCAG GGATGACAAACCCAGAGGTGATCCGGTGCCTGGACAGGTCGTACAGGATGCCGTGTCCAGACGGCTGTCCTAAGGAACTCTATGAGATCATGATGCTATGCTGGAAGGAGAAGCCTGAGGAACGGCCAACATTTGAATTTCTGCAAAACATACTCAACGACTTCTTTATCGCCACGGAGGGACAATATGAGATGCAGCCatga